The genomic region ATCTAAAAACAAGTTAAATAGCTTGGCCCAGCTATTCAAAAACTCCCCCAAATTAAAAATTCAGATGACATCACATACCGACTCTCGTGGCGGTGGTGCGTATAATATGTGGTTGTCCGAAAGGCGACTGAAACGAACTATGGACTATTTAGCATCAAAAGGTGTTGAAACATCCAAGATTGATGGAAAAAGTTTTGGAGAACAACATATTATGAATGAATGCAAAAATGGTGTCAAGTGTCCTGAAAGTAAGCATAGGGTAAATAGAAGGGTGGAGTTTATAATTATGGATCTTTAAAAACCGGAGAAACTAAATGCTATTCAATTCACTGGAGTATTTTATTTTTCTACCTGTTGTATTTATGCTTTATTGGTTCGTTTTCAATAAAAGGATAAATGTTCAGAATCTTTTGGTATTGTTGGCCAGCTACTTTTTTTACGGTCTTTGGGATTGGCGTTTTCTTTTTTTGATCATGGCGAGTACCATCGTAGATTATATGGTAGGTCTTGCAATACACAAAAACGATACCGATAGGAAAAAACAAAAATTTTGGCTTTGGGCCAGTATTATTTTCAATATTTCCCTGTTGGGCTTTTTTAAATACTATAATTTCTTTGCCGATTCTTTTATGGATATGTTCCAACTGTTCGGCTATACGATCAAGAGCAGTTGGACGTTGAATATCATCTTACCCGTGGGTATATCTTTCTATACTTTCCAGACGATGTCCTATTCACTGGATATTTATTACAAACGTATTGAACCCACTAAGAATTTATTGTCCTTTGCAACATTTGTCGCTTTTTTTCCACAATTGGTGGCGGGTCCTATAGAGAGGGCTTCCAATCTACTGGGCCAGATTACGAAAAAAAGGGTTTTCAGCTATGACCAAACTGTTGAAGGCATTAAACTGATATTATGGGGCTTGTTCAAAAAAATGGTCATAGCCGATGGTCTGGCACCCATTGTTGATGATATTTTTGCCAATTATGGCATGTACCCTGCCTCTACGCTGATTTTGGGGGTCACGTTGTTCAGTTTTCAGGTATATGGGGATTTTAGCGGGTATTCCGATATGGCTATCGGTACGGCAAAAATGTTTGGCATCGAGCTGATGTCCAACTTTAAATTCCCCAATTTTTCCAGAAATGTAGCGGAATATTGGCAAAGATGGCATATTTCACTATCCACTTGGTTTAGGCACTATGTTTATATACCGTTAGGTGGCTCAAGAGTAAGCAAACTATTATCGGTAAGGAACATTTGTATCATTTTTTTGGTCAGTGGATTTTGGCATGGTGCCAATTGGACATTTATTTTTTGGGGTGCGTTTCATGCGTTGGCCTTTATTCCTGTTTTTCTTATGGGCAGAAATACCATTTATAAAAATTCGGTAGTTGCAGAAAATACGGTCCTGCCCACAATCAAAGAATTGGGACAATTGATCTTGACCTTTTCAATAGTGACTTTTTCAAGGATATTTTTTAGGTCGGAATCCTTGACCGATTCGTTTAACTATATATCCAGGATTTTTTTAAACTTTGAATATTCGGAGTATCGACATCCCATGGGATACAGAATGATAGATTACTTTGTACTTATAGGAGTT from Costertonia aggregata harbors:
- a CDS encoding MBOAT family O-acyltransferase, which translates into the protein MLYWFVFNKRINVQNLLVLLASYFFYGLWDWRFLFLIMASTIVDYMVGLAIHKNDTDRKKQKFWLWASIIFNISLLGFFKYYNFFADSFMDMFQLFGYTIKSSWTLNIILPVGISFYTFQTMSYSLDIYYKRIEPTKNLLSFATFVAFFPQLVAGPIERASNLLGQITKKRVFSYDQTVEGIKLILWGLFKKMVIADGLAPIVDDIFANYGMYPASTLILGVTLFSFQVYGDFSGYSDMAIGTAKMFGIELMSNFKFPNFSRNVAEYWQRWHISLSTWFRHYVYIPLGGSRVSKLLSVRNICIIFLVSGFWHGANWTFIFWGAFHALAFIPVFLMGRNTIYKNSVVAENTVLPTIKELGQLILTFSIVTFSRIFFRSESLTDSFNYISRIFLNFEYSEYRHPMGYRMIDYFVLIGVFVFYEYLIRRDERNPFKFKNKYVRFVLYSLVILLILLFYDDNVDRSFIYFQF